A genomic segment from Pseudomonas sp. M30-35 encodes:
- a CDS encoding sigma-70 family RNA polymerase sigma factor, giving the protein MTDSFPSTYEHHLRNVEVLYSEHQGWLYAFLQKKIGNTMDAADLMQDTFIRILAAKSLPIIEEPRAYLSCIAKGILVNWYQRKALERAYLAALAELPEEHVPCAESSLIILETLHEIDAMLNALPPLVKRTFLLSQIAGMKYADIAQEIGVSLITVKRYMKQAFIQCLAVME; this is encoded by the coding sequence ATGACTGATTCTTTCCCATCCACCTATGAGCATCACCTGCGCAACGTCGAGGTTCTCTACAGCGAGCATCAGGGCTGGCTGTATGCGTTTTTGCAAAAAAAAATAGGTAACACGATGGATGCGGCGGACCTGATGCAGGACACGTTCATCCGAATCCTGGCCGCCAAGTCACTGCCGATTATTGAAGAGCCGCGGGCTTATTTGAGCTGTATCGCAAAAGGTATCCTCGTCAATTGGTACCAACGCAAGGCCCTCGAACGAGCCTACCTCGCCGCCTTGGCAGAGCTTCCCGAAGAACATGTGCCTTGTGCAGAAAGCAGCTTGATCATTCTGGAAACACTCCATGAAATTGACGCCATGCTTAACGCCTTGCCGCCGCTGGTGAAGCGCACTTTTCTACTGTCACAGATTGCCGGCATGAAGTATGCGGACATAGCCCAAGAGATCGGGGTGTCGCTGATCACGGTCAAACGCTATATGAAGCAAGCATTCATTCAGTGCCTGGCGGTCATGGAATAA
- a CDS encoding FecR domain-containing protein has translation MSSSYLKDNAPIDPVILEEAAEWLMRLSAGSITDQDHIQWQHWRAKSTEHERAWNRAERLLGKLGNIPHSLAMPALDRPANPQRRAALGRLATILTVAPVAWLVWQLNETQGWTADYRSSIGERRSLAMEDGTQLTLNSDTAIDVQFDDFERLIVLRHGEILTQTAPDTHSPTRPFRINTAQGQMEALGTRFNVRGESSQTRLAVLEGAVKVTTAASNGDDSIIVNAGQSLDFSAHTVGKLKVADSTLTTWTQGMLVADAMRLDAFIDELSRYHRGFIRIEPALAGLRISGAFPVDDTPRVLSMLASTYSLKVTTHMNGYWVLLAAA, from the coding sequence ATGTCGTCTTCTTATCTTAAAGATAACGCGCCCATTGACCCTGTGATTCTGGAGGAAGCAGCGGAATGGCTGATGCGCTTGAGTGCTGGATCCATCACCGATCAAGACCATATTCAATGGCAACATTGGCGCGCTAAAAGCACAGAACATGAGCGGGCCTGGAACCGTGCAGAGCGGCTGCTGGGTAAGCTAGGCAACATTCCGCATTCACTGGCGATGCCTGCATTGGACCGCCCTGCCAACCCTCAACGCCGTGCGGCTTTGGGCCGTCTCGCGACAATACTGACGGTCGCACCCGTGGCGTGGCTTGTTTGGCAGTTAAACGAAACTCAAGGCTGGACCGCTGATTATCGCTCCTCCATCGGTGAACGTCGCAGCCTCGCGATGGAAGATGGCACCCAACTGACACTTAATAGCGATACCGCTATTGATGTTCAATTTGACGACTTCGAGCGTCTAATTGTCTTGCGTCATGGTGAGATTCTCACCCAAACCGCACCGGATACCCACTCCCCTACACGCCCCTTCCGGATCAATACCGCGCAAGGGCAAATGGAGGCACTGGGCACCCGTTTCAACGTACGCGGAGAATCCAGTCAAACACGTTTGGCCGTGTTGGAGGGAGCCGTCAAAGTGACGACGGCCGCTAGCAACGGCGATGACAGCATCATTGTTAATGCCGGACAAAGTTTGGACTTCAGCGCTCACACCGTCGGTAAACTCAAGGTGGCCGACAGCACTCTGACCACCTGGACACAAGGCATGCTGGTGGCCGACGCAATGCGTCTGGATGCCTTCATCGATGAGCTTTCCCGCTATCACCGAGGCTTCATACGCATAGAGCCCGCGCTTGCCGGGTTGCGCATATCTGGAGCCTTCCCCGTAGACGACACCCCGCGCGTCTTGAGCATGCTGGCGTCAACCTACTCACTCAAAGTGACTACACACATGAATGGTTATTGGGTGTTGCTGGCGGCTGCTTGA
- a CDS encoding TonB-dependent receptor, translated as MTALRSLPKRHPVTLAVRSAIISLALVGSCANTWAAPMQSLATSPAKVFNIPAGPLGHTLSRFAAETGISLSFEPALTEGLMSPGVSGNYSAADAAARLLSGSGLAMSLRPDGSYTLVKQPASGADVVTLAATTVIASPESNSLPTAYPGGQVARGGRVGILGNKDIMDVPFSVTNYTSELIRDQQATTVADVLERDSSVRSTGQVGGVVDSFYIRGFPIGEGNLGELAFDGVYGVTPNYRVFTDYIERIEVVKGPGALLYGMSPNSGVGGVINIVPKRSLEQDLTRFTATYGSDTQAGGHIDVSRRFGEENRFGVRINASTQGGDTVQDNQSRDVDIGAISLDYRGDRLRATLDLIAQEEKLDALARPYLISAGLDVPSAPNGTKNTTQDWSWAKTRDKSAMLGTEYDLNDRVTVFAHAGGGKSDVSRLSDQTPRILNDAGDTVVTPGYYKFEVDRYTVDAGGRAYFETGPVSHTATLQATRYRDKLSRGINTGTPMTSNIYHPTDQPKQHIPSPDVMKVSETELSGVALADTMAILEDRVQFTYGLRRQNIESTNYSGGSAVGPSYDESATTPLAAIVVKPWENVSLYYNYIEGLTKGDTAPATASNAGEVFAPYRSRQNEVGVKVDYGTFSTTLSAFQIKKPSAELNGTVYSVQGKQRNRGIEFNTFGEIAQGTRILGGVTWIDAELTDTSTTANRGNRPVGVPEVQANLWLEWDTPWVQGVTLTGGAIYTGEQYVDQANTQELDAWTRFDVGARYSTTIADRATTFRATVQNVFDREYWSGVASYSAFSLGAPRTLLMSASVDF; from the coding sequence ATGACAGCTTTACGCAGCTTGCCCAAGCGCCACCCAGTAACCCTTGCCGTACGCAGCGCAATCATCAGCCTGGCTCTTGTCGGCAGTTGTGCAAACACTTGGGCTGCACCTATGCAATCGCTGGCCACATCCCCTGCAAAAGTGTTCAACATTCCGGCGGGCCCACTGGGGCATACGCTGTCGCGTTTTGCTGCTGAGACCGGAATTTCTCTGTCATTCGAGCCCGCGCTCACCGAAGGCCTGATGAGCCCCGGCGTATCAGGCAACTACTCGGCCGCCGATGCAGCTGCCAGGTTACTGAGTGGCAGCGGCCTGGCAATGTCTCTGCGCCCAGATGGCAGTTACACCTTGGTCAAGCAACCTGCCTCCGGGGCTGATGTTGTAACACTGGCAGCCACCACCGTGATTGCCAGCCCTGAATCCAACTCCCTGCCGACCGCCTATCCTGGCGGGCAAGTCGCCAGAGGTGGACGCGTGGGTATTCTGGGCAATAAAGACATCATGGACGTGCCTTTCAGCGTCACCAATTACACCTCCGAGCTCATACGCGACCAGCAAGCTACCACCGTAGCCGATGTACTGGAGCGCGACTCTTCAGTGCGTTCTACCGGCCAAGTCGGTGGCGTGGTCGACTCGTTTTATATACGGGGCTTTCCGATCGGCGAAGGCAATTTGGGTGAGCTAGCATTCGATGGTGTTTACGGTGTTACGCCGAATTATCGTGTTTTCACGGATTACATCGAACGCATTGAAGTGGTCAAAGGACCCGGAGCGCTGCTGTACGGCATGTCACCTAACAGCGGCGTGGGTGGCGTCATCAACATCGTTCCCAAGCGCTCGCTTGAGCAAGACCTGACCCGTTTCACTGCCACCTACGGTTCAGACACCCAGGCCGGTGGCCACATTGATGTTAGCCGGCGCTTCGGTGAGGAAAACCGTTTCGGTGTACGTATCAACGCCAGCACCCAAGGCGGCGACACCGTGCAGGACAATCAGTCGCGGGATGTCGACATTGGTGCCATTTCCCTTGACTACCGAGGCGACCGTCTACGCGCCACGCTGGATTTGATCGCCCAAGAAGAAAAGCTCGATGCACTCGCTCGCCCTTACCTGATATCAGCAGGCCTGGATGTTCCCTCCGCCCCCAACGGCACTAAAAACACAACTCAGGACTGGAGCTGGGCCAAAACCCGCGACAAGTCGGCCATGCTCGGTACTGAATACGACCTGAACGACAGGGTGACGGTTTTTGCTCACGCGGGCGGCGGCAAATCAGACGTATCACGCCTGTCAGACCAGACCCCGCGAATCCTCAACGATGCTGGCGACACCGTAGTGACTCCGGGTTACTACAAATTCGAAGTTGATCGCTATACCGTCGACGCTGGCGGTCGTGCTTATTTCGAGACCGGGCCTGTTAGCCATACGGCGACACTGCAAGCCACTCGCTACCGCGATAAGTTGTCTCGGGGAATAAACACTGGCACACCGATGACGTCCAACATCTACCACCCGACCGACCAACCCAAGCAACACATTCCGTCTCCTGATGTGATGAAAGTGTCCGAGACCGAATTGTCAGGCGTCGCACTGGCCGACACCATGGCAATCCTGGAAGACCGAGTTCAATTCACCTACGGCCTGCGCCGCCAGAATATTGAATCAACCAACTATTCCGGCGGGTCCGCTGTTGGCCCTTCATACGATGAAAGCGCAACCACACCACTGGCAGCTATTGTGGTCAAACCCTGGGAAAACGTCTCGCTGTACTACAACTACATCGAAGGCCTGACCAAAGGCGATACCGCACCCGCCACCGCATCTAACGCGGGTGAAGTTTTCGCGCCTTACCGTTCACGCCAGAACGAAGTAGGCGTGAAAGTTGACTACGGCACCTTCTCCACCACCTTGAGTGCATTCCAGATCAAGAAGCCCAGCGCCGAACTCAACGGCACCGTTTATTCGGTACAGGGCAAACAACGTAACCGCGGCATAGAGTTCAACACCTTTGGTGAGATCGCCCAAGGCACTCGGATATTGGGCGGTGTGACCTGGATAGACGCAGAACTGACCGATACCTCCACCACTGCCAACCGTGGCAACCGCCCCGTTGGCGTACCCGAAGTGCAAGCCAACCTCTGGCTGGAATGGGATACCCCGTGGGTGCAGGGTGTAACCCTGACTGGCGGCGCTATTTACACCGGCGAGCAGTATGTCGACCAGGCCAATACTCAGGAGCTGGATGCCTGGACGCGCTTTGATGTGGGTGCGCGCTACAGCACCACCATCGCCGATCGAGCGACAACGTTCAGAGCGACAGTGCAGAACGTATTTGATCGCGAATACTGGTCGGGAGTTGCGTCATACAGTGCGTTCTCGCTGGGCGCACCCCGCACTTTGCTGATGTCAGCCTCGGTAGATTTCTGA
- a CDS encoding ABC transporter substrate-binding protein codes for MLFRVKERLAALIFAGLLVLIALAPRLVSANEQDAQRTTVTDLLGRQVQVKLPVQRVILGEGRQLYLVAALDTQNPLQRIVGWRKDLIQSDPDTYAAYLQAFPEIANIPTFGGFESGTFDIEQAISQKPDVIILNIEAQHATEDARYIEKLDAVGIPVVYVDFRNNPIENTEPTMRLFGQLFGKQQRAQAFIDFRAQQIARVTDVIKAKQPARPKVFIERIGGYSEDCCLSFGNENFGKFAEMAGADNIAKDVIPTTFGQVNPEQVIIANPDQVVITSANWQAFAPNGKWIGLGPGADLEQARKKLQWYTQRPAYTGIKAQQTGEFHAIWHQFYNSPYQFVAIQQMAKWFHPELFTDLDPNESFRQLHEQFLPLPYQPGYFVSLKPEPNTP; via the coding sequence ATGCTATTTCGAGTTAAAGAGCGCCTGGCCGCTCTGATTTTCGCCGGGCTGCTAGTGCTCATCGCATTAGCGCCAAGGCTGGTATCGGCCAATGAGCAGGATGCTCAACGCACGACGGTTACCGACCTGCTCGGCCGTCAGGTGCAGGTCAAGCTTCCGGTACAACGAGTGATCCTCGGCGAAGGCCGTCAGCTGTATCTGGTTGCCGCACTCGACACGCAAAACCCATTGCAACGCATTGTTGGCTGGCGCAAAGACTTGATCCAGTCAGACCCGGACACCTATGCGGCGTATCTGCAGGCATTCCCCGAGATTGCCAATATTCCGACCTTTGGCGGGTTTGAAAGTGGCACGTTCGACATTGAACAAGCCATCTCGCAGAAGCCAGACGTGATCATTCTCAATATCGAAGCTCAGCATGCCACCGAAGATGCCCGCTACATTGAAAAACTCGATGCAGTGGGTATTCCAGTGGTCTATGTGGACTTTCGCAACAACCCCATCGAAAACACTGAACCGACCATGCGCCTGTTTGGCCAACTGTTCGGTAAGCAACAGCGTGCACAAGCCTTCATCGACTTCCGTGCCCAGCAAATCGCTCGCGTCACGGATGTGATCAAAGCCAAACAGCCGGCGCGGCCCAAAGTGTTCATCGAACGTATCGGCGGCTACAGCGAAGATTGCTGCTTAAGTTTCGGTAACGAAAACTTCGGGAAATTCGCAGAAATGGCGGGTGCGGATAACATAGCCAAAGACGTGATCCCGACAACATTCGGCCAGGTGAACCCCGAACAAGTCATCATCGCCAACCCCGACCAAGTGGTGATCACCAGCGCCAATTGGCAAGCCTTCGCACCCAACGGCAAATGGATCGGACTAGGCCCCGGAGCCGACCTGGAGCAGGCCCGCAAAAAACTACAGTGGTACACCCAGCGTCCGGCCTACACCGGCATCAAAGCGCAACAAACTGGCGAGTTCCATGCCATCTGGCACCAGTTTTATAACAGCCCATACCAGTTTGTAGCCATCCAGCAGATGGCCAAATGGTTCCACCCTGAATTGTTTACAGACCTGGACCCAAACGAATCGTTTCGGCAACTGCACGAACAATTTCTGCCTCTGCCTTACCAGCCGGGCTATTTCGTTAGCCTGAAACCTGAGCCGAACACCCCATGA
- a CDS encoding iron ABC transporter permease produces the protein MNSVTTAEVYQATQYRQHTQRKRLILGALSLLLLLSVVLDLALGPANYSLKEVLQALFLPDSAPTQVRVVMWDIRLPIALMAVVVGAALSLAGAQMQTILNNPLASPFTLGISAAASFGAALGLAFGVALFPVIAQYMVPLNAFIMAMLSALLIHALSLRRGVNAETIVLLGIGLVFTFNALLALVQFFATEQAVAAVVFWTMGSLTKATWTKVTIISVILLLTLPVFARRAWALTALRLGDEKAASFGINVRRLRFQTLIMVSLLASFPVAFVGTIGFIGLVGPHIARMLIGEDQRFFMPASLLTGALILSLSSVISKTLIPGAIFPIGVVTSLIGVPFFISLILGGKNKSW, from the coding sequence ATGAATTCAGTCACCACAGCCGAGGTTTATCAGGCTACGCAGTACCGTCAACACACTCAGCGCAAGCGCTTGATTCTAGGAGCCCTCAGCCTGCTGTTGTTACTCAGCGTAGTTCTCGACCTCGCCTTAGGACCCGCTAACTACAGCCTGAAGGAAGTACTACAAGCGCTGTTCCTCCCCGACAGTGCTCCAACCCAAGTGCGCGTGGTGATGTGGGACATCCGCCTGCCCATCGCGCTCATGGCCGTGGTTGTAGGCGCAGCTCTGTCGCTGGCTGGCGCGCAAATGCAGACCATCCTCAACAACCCGTTGGCCAGCCCTTTCACTTTGGGTATTTCAGCCGCTGCCAGCTTCGGAGCAGCGCTTGGCCTGGCATTTGGGGTCGCCCTGTTTCCAGTGATCGCTCAATATATGGTTCCACTGAACGCATTCATCATGGCGATGCTCTCGGCCTTGTTAATCCATGCACTGAGCCTGCGCCGGGGCGTCAACGCAGAGACCATCGTGTTGCTCGGAATCGGGCTAGTGTTCACGTTCAACGCGCTGTTGGCTTTGGTGCAGTTTTTTGCAACCGAACAAGCGGTTGCCGCCGTCGTGTTCTGGACCATGGGCAGCCTGACCAAAGCCACTTGGACCAAGGTCACCATTATCAGTGTGATCCTGTTGCTGACCTTGCCCGTGTTCGCCAGGCGCGCGTGGGCATTGACCGCCTTGCGCTTGGGTGATGAAAAGGCTGCCAGCTTTGGTATCAACGTCCGCCGCTTGCGTTTCCAGACACTGATCATGGTCAGCCTGCTGGCCTCGTTTCCGGTTGCTTTCGTAGGCACTATCGGCTTCATCGGCCTGGTCGGCCCGCACATCGCGCGCATGCTGATTGGCGAAGACCAACGCTTCTTCATGCCCGCATCACTGTTAACCGGCGCGCTGATTCTGTCGCTGAGTTCGGTAATCAGCAAAACCTTGATCCCCGGTGCCATTTTCCCGATCGGCGTGGTGACATCACTGATTGGTGTGCCGTTTTTCATATCGTTGATTTTGGGTGGAAAAAACAAGTCATGGTGA
- a CDS encoding ABC transporter ATP-binding protein, with amino-acid sequence MVKLRLQNLGARYGKNLVISDITTEQFHGGQVVAVVGPNAAGKSTLFKRMTGLVDGPGEVLLEDSHKGQQGICYMPQITTSSARLTVYESVLLARKQMTPGWIVADGELSLIDEILQSLGITDLALRNLGALSGGQQQLVSIAQTLIREPEILLMDEPTSALDMRRQVQVLSLMRNLARKHGLIVFIALHDLNQALRFADQVLVIADGTTQGSGPCEEIITPQMLRDVYRIQARVEKCSRAASHVIVDDIVNES; translated from the coding sequence ATGGTGAAGTTAAGGCTGCAAAACCTCGGCGCTCGCTACGGCAAGAATCTAGTGATTTCTGACATCACCACGGAGCAGTTTCACGGTGGCCAGGTGGTCGCAGTGGTGGGACCTAACGCGGCCGGTAAATCCACTTTATTCAAACGCATGACCGGGCTGGTTGATGGCCCTGGCGAAGTGTTGCTTGAAGACAGCCACAAAGGCCAGCAAGGCATTTGCTACATGCCCCAGATCACCACCAGCAGCGCCCGCCTCACCGTGTATGAGTCGGTATTGTTGGCACGTAAACAGATGACACCGGGATGGATTGTCGCAGACGGAGAATTGAGTTTAATCGACGAAATCCTGCAGTCACTGGGCATCACCGACCTCGCATTGCGCAATCTCGGTGCGCTGAGCGGCGGCCAGCAACAACTGGTCTCCATCGCGCAAACGCTAATTCGCGAACCAGAAATCTTGCTGATGGATGAACCCACCAGTGCGTTAGATATGCGGCGTCAGGTCCAGGTATTGAGCCTGATGCGCAACCTCGCCCGTAAACACGGGCTGATCGTGTTCATCGCGCTACACGACCTGAATCAGGCGCTGCGTTTCGCAGATCAAGTTTTGGTAATCGCTGATGGTACAACCCAAGGCAGCGGCCCCTGCGAAGAGATCATTACCCCGCAAATGCTGCGCGATGTGTACCGCATCCAAGCCCGTGTCGAAAAATGCTCCCGAGCTGCGAGCCATGTAATCGTCGACGATATCGTCAACGAATCATAA
- a CDS encoding DUF2986 domain-containing protein, producing the protein MNRRKKIKQLLEAHAKKANAKKAPRKKSTYVSKADRLKLAAEATQEPITPTEG; encoded by the coding sequence ATGAATCGTCGTAAAAAAATTAAACAGCTACTAGAAGCTCACGCCAAAAAAGCTAACGCTAAAAAGGCACCACGAAAAAAGTCTACCTACGTTAGCAAGGCTGACCGACTGAAACTTGCGGCTGAAGCCACGCAAGAGCCAATCACTCCCACAGAGGGCTGA
- a CDS encoding GntR family transcriptional regulator: MGNGAVDSGGSRRHGGRYIYEELRKQILTLKLKPGEPLDEVSLAAQFGLSRSPVRDALARLLTEGLVTMLPNRTVLVTPFEIEEFPNYVAALDLIQRAVTRLAALQRTEEDLLKIRAAEEAYMASITKGDFQAMTELNKALHMEIARAGKNPYLTSYYEKLLGEGQRLLHLHFDFIISNASSSGLGRDHEEIVEAIAEHNADAAESAAHEHTMLFQRRFLDFMQQNLTSQMNV, encoded by the coding sequence ATGGGTAACGGTGCAGTAGATTCAGGCGGCAGCCGCAGGCATGGCGGACGATATATTTATGAAGAGCTGCGCAAGCAAATTCTCACCCTAAAGCTAAAACCAGGTGAGCCGCTTGATGAGGTTTCGCTGGCTGCTCAGTTTGGTCTGTCTCGCTCGCCTGTGCGTGATGCTCTGGCCCGCCTGTTAACCGAAGGCTTGGTCACCATGCTGCCCAACAGAACCGTGTTGGTGACCCCCTTCGAAATTGAAGAATTCCCTAATTATGTAGCCGCCCTGGACCTCATTCAGCGAGCGGTCACCCGGCTAGCCGCCTTGCAGCGCACTGAAGAGGATTTGCTCAAAATTCGTGCGGCAGAAGAGGCTTATATGGCCTCGATTACCAAGGGCGATTTTCAAGCGATGACGGAGCTCAACAAGGCTCTGCATATGGAGATAGCCCGAGCGGGTAAAAACCCCTATCTCACCAGCTATTATGAAAAATTACTGGGCGAAGGCCAGCGTCTCCTGCATCTTCACTTTGACTTTATAATCAGCAACGCCAGTTCCTCGGGACTAGGACGAGATCATGAGGAAATTGTTGAGGCAATCGCAGAGCATAATGCGGATGCAGCCGAAAGTGCTGCGCATGAGCATACGATGCTGTTCCAGCGTCGCTTTCTAGATTTCATGCAGCAAAATCTAACGTCTCAGATGAACGTTTGA
- a CDS encoding GntR family transcriptional regulator — protein sequence MDVVTTEAQSNVRRHGGRYIYEELRKQILTLKLKPGAQLDEVSLAAQFDVSRSPVRDALARLVSEGLVTSLPNRTLLVTPFEIEEFPKYIAALDLTQRAVTRLAALNRTELDLQRIRQANASYIEAIEHGDFQEMSETNKAFHMEIAKAGRNPYLTRYYEKLLGEGQRLLHLHFDFIVSSHSLTRADQDHDRIIEAIANRLADVAEEASHQHTILFRDRFLEFMKQNLTKGISLL from the coding sequence ATGGACGTAGTGACAACCGAAGCACAAAGCAATGTGCGGCGACATGGCGGCCGCTACATCTACGAAGAGCTACGCAAACAGATCCTGACGCTGAAACTCAAACCGGGCGCGCAGTTGGACGAGGTGTCGCTGGCGGCGCAATTCGACGTGTCTCGCTCGCCAGTGCGCGATGCTCTTGCCCGGTTGGTCAGCGAGGGGCTAGTGACCAGTCTGCCCAACCGCACTTTGTTGGTGACCCCGTTCGAGATCGAGGAATTTCCCAAGTATATTGCTGCATTGGACCTGACCCAGCGCGCTGTCACCCGGCTTGCCGCACTCAACCGCACCGAGCTGGACTTGCAACGTATTCGCCAGGCAAATGCCAGCTATATCGAGGCAATCGAGCACGGCGATTTTCAGGAAATGTCGGAGACGAACAAGGCCTTTCACATGGAAATCGCCAAGGCAGGGCGCAACCCCTATCTCACCCGTTACTACGAGAAGCTGCTGGGGGAGGGCCAGCGCCTGTTGCATCTGCACTTCGACTTTATCGTCAGCTCGCACAGCCTGACCCGTGCCGATCAAGACCACGATCGAATCATCGAAGCTATCGCCAATAGGCTGGCCGATGTGGCTGAAGAGGCTTCACACCAACACACGATACTTTTCCGTGATCGCTTTCTGGAGTTCATGAAGCAAAACCTGACGAAGGGGATTTCGCTGCTTTAG
- a CDS encoding proline racemase family protein yields the protein MRWKKTLQLVDVHCEGEIGKVITGGVVDIPGKTMLDKMNYINEVDDSLRRLVILEPRGCLQMSVNLLLPPTRPEAQAGFIVLQADKAHPMSGSNCICVVTALLELGMLTMQEPETTVVLDTPAGLVTAKAQCEDGRCLSVSLDMVPSFVEQLDAPIETAQFGSIKADIAFGGVYYALIDVAQVGLSIAPENARELATLGVKLKDIINQQVQVEHPLFKALNDVAYVMFRNRIDARTYQTCTTLPPGRVDRSPCGTGSSANLATLAARGLVEVGDQLVSRSTINGEFQVQLLGRTEVAGRPAVLPRVTGRAWIYGIQQLGVDPDDPLAAGFMLSDTWGPAFPQ from the coding sequence ATGCGTTGGAAGAAAACCCTGCAATTAGTGGATGTTCATTGCGAAGGTGAGATCGGCAAGGTCATCACCGGGGGCGTCGTTGATATCCCCGGCAAGACCATGCTCGACAAGATGAACTACATCAACGAGGTTGACGACAGCCTTCGTCGTTTGGTGATTCTCGAACCCAGAGGCTGCCTGCAGATGTCGGTGAACCTGCTGTTGCCGCCGACCCGACCGGAGGCGCAGGCAGGTTTTATTGTGCTGCAGGCCGACAAGGCTCACCCGATGTCGGGCAGCAACTGCATTTGCGTGGTAACCGCTCTATTGGAGCTGGGCATGCTGACGATGCAAGAGCCGGAGACCACGGTGGTGCTTGATACGCCTGCGGGATTGGTGACCGCCAAGGCCCAGTGCGAGGATGGGCGTTGCTTGAGTGTCTCCCTGGATATGGTTCCTTCTTTCGTTGAGCAGTTGGATGCACCGATTGAGACGGCGCAATTCGGTAGCATCAAGGCCGATATCGCTTTCGGCGGTGTTTACTACGCCCTGATCGATGTTGCCCAGGTCGGGCTGAGCATTGCCCCTGAAAATGCTCGCGAGCTGGCAACCCTCGGGGTAAAGCTTAAAGACATCATCAATCAGCAGGTTCAGGTTGAGCATCCACTGTTCAAGGCGTTGAACGACGTCGCCTATGTGATGTTCCGCAACCGCATTGATGCGCGTACCTATCAGACCTGCACGACCCTTCCGCCCGGACGGGTGGATCGCTCACCTTGCGGCACCGGCAGTTCGGCAAATTTGGCGACGTTGGCTGCTCGTGGCCTGGTCGAGGTCGGCGACCAATTGGTCTCGCGCTCCACCATCAATGGCGAGTTCCAGGTTCAGCTGCTGGGCCGGACCGAGGTTGCGGGTCGGCCAGCAGTGTTGCCGCGGGTAACCGGGCGTGCCTGGATCTACGGTATCCAGCAGTTGGGCGTTGATCCAGACGACCCATTGGCGGCGGGTTTTATGCTGAGTGACACCTGGGGGCCTGCTTTTCCTCAGTGA